The following coding sequences lie in one Cloeon dipterum chromosome 1, ieCloDipt1.1, whole genome shotgun sequence genomic window:
- the LOC135934509 gene encoding uncharacterized protein LOC135934509 isoform X2, with translation MLLYTFILAAIAVQVVFVAEGTGYVPVTQLRSRVPAQFRPSAPATTATATNEQDGVEWAAAQTWERRHFGNNHSRVQHIEAECQDDYMKIRVGFNGSFQGLLYSSGYSYDPDCVYINGTGRDYYEFYIQLNRCGTLGKNTQSQDTRKQPAKNFMWNTVTVQYNPMIEEEWDEHFKVTCEYGYDFWKTVTFPFLDVEVATGNPVVFTLSPPECYMEVRHGYGATGTRVSGPVRVGDPLTLLIYMRSKYDGFDIVVNDCYAHNGANKRIQLIDQYGCPVDEKLISRFRGSWSETGVYETQVFAYMKTFRFTGSPALYVECDVRMCHGHCPNQPCHWRNARSRRSTSDNLIQSTQVPQLSENISLFQSLRVLQEGESGDEDASQLQSKIAFTDDENICVKSGPFTALLGMGCLVTACLGVAVALLCFRVKALKKGAPLELTDAEVRQNRELFIGTNPSLHSIDFLTHKGHIN, from the exons ATGTTGCTGTACACATTCATTTTAGCTGCTATCGCCGTCCAG GTTGTGTTCGTTGCTGAAGGAACAGGCTACGTTCCCGTGACGCAGTTGAGGTCGCGAGTGCCCGCCCAGTTCAGGCCTTCAGCACCAGCAACGACCGCGACGGCGACCAACGAGCAGGACGGCGTCGAATGGGCTGCGGCCCAAACTTGGGAACGACGCCACTTTGGCAACAACCACAGCAGAGTGCAGC ATATCGAGGCTGAGTGCCAGGATGACTACATGAAAATCCGAGTCGGTTTCAACGGATCATTTCAAGGCCTTTTGTACTCATCAG GGTATTCCTACGATCCTGATTGTGTTTATATAAACGGCACGGGACGCGACTACTACGAATTTTACATACAGCTGAACAGGTGCGGAACTCTTGGGAAAAACACGCAGAGTCAAGACACTCGCAAGCAGCCGGCG aaaaacttTATGTGGAATACGGTGACTGTGCAATACAACCCCATGATCGAGGAGGAATGGGACGAACACTTCAAGGTTACCTGCGAATACGGCTACGACTTCTGGAAGACGGTCACCTTCCCTTTCTTGGACGTTGA AGTGGCGACTGGCAACCCAGTGGTGTTCACCCTTTCGCCACCGGAGTGCTACATGGAGGTCCGTCACGGCTATGGAGCCACGGGCACAAGGGTCAGCGGCCCTGTCAGGGTTGGCGACCCTCTCACTCTGCTCATCTACATGCGCAGCAAATACG ATGGCTTTGACATTGTGGTGAACGACTGCTACGCGCACAATGGAGCCAACAAGAGGATCCAGTTGATCGATCAGTACGG CTGCCCCGTCGATGAAAAACTGATCAGCAGATTCCGCGGCTCCTGGAGCGAAACGGGCGTCTACGAAACGCAGGTGTTCGCGTACATGAAGACCTTCAGGTTCACCGGCAGTCCAGCCCTTTACGTCGAGTGTGACGTCAGAATGTGTCACGGACACTGCCCA AACCAACCATGTCACTGGAGAAATGCAAGGAGTCGGCGCTCAACGTCTGACAACCTGATTCAGTCGACGCAAGTGCCGCAGCTCTCGGAGAACATCAGCTTGTTCCAGTCACTTCGCGTTTTGCAAGAAGGCGAGTCTGGCGACGAGGACGCCTCCCAGCTGCAGAGCAAAATTG catTCACAGACGACGAAAATATTTGCGTCAAGAGTGGGCCCTTCACAGCTTTGCTAG GTATGGGATGCCTGGTGACTGCATGTTTGGGCGTTGCCGTGGCGCTGCTGTGCTTCAGGGTGAAAGCCCTGAAAAAGGGTGCTCCGCTGGAGCTGACGGACGCAGAGGTGCGTCAGAACCGCGAGCTCTTCATCGGCACGAACCCATCGCTGCACTCGATCGATTTCCTCACCCACAAAGGCCACATCAACTGA
- the ZnT77C gene encoding proton-coupled zinc antiporter SLC30A1 isoform X2 → MTASESSGTSGQHNELSQLGSKPVRHPAVMSVKQWFRQLQPLPLYLMMALTILFFIVELVASHVTHALTLLVDSYHTLCNLIALTGCVITIKYGREQAQGVYYAPARTSDSDDSSSESSMGRGKSSRGCNGKQRKQQGLLNSERRLKNTFGWARMEVLLMLVGSVFLASLCFSIIVEAVQTLFHIGHSDAMHYPMPVMIIGLCGFLLNVICFFTIGGYTFHQGSFLHVNAEGNVVMDRDLTEDNVRVGNRQLSARRPVIREDEVSQIEKCEVPADPGSNVQVKTGRQGAREMLRDVSSCLFVIVCAAIVYKTDPHLAKYIDPALSILSCLFLLALSIPYMKESASILLQTIPGYIDIDSLKNDLVKEFTSIENVHEVHIWCLTPTKVYATAHIVLPNHGEYVQIKEQLMDFFHERGVTQATLQPEFSQAVERSFPDGECYLRCQGKGCENQNCCKQTPSPTDSTEDLPHHHHEGHNHSHGKGGKGHGHSHASKAPAKSKSKKNDTCQDASVQEMNGVAESANSSSMSEVRLDPAEGEGPVSPKQRSRSVCDLEQTRDSFEDYAIKRVKQTSLVDVMHLC, encoded by the exons ATGACTGCCTCCGAAAGCAGCGGCACCTCCGGCCAGCACAATGAGCTCTCACAGCTCGGTTCAAAG CCCGTGCGGCACCCAGCTGTGATGTCGGTGAAGCAATGGTTCAGGCAGCTGCAGCCGCTGCCGCTCTACCTGATGATGGCACTGACCATCCTCTTTTTCATTGTCGAACTGGTCGCCAGCCACGTAACGCACGCGCTCACCCTGCTCGTCGATTCTTATCACACTCTGTGCAACCTTATCGCCCTCACTGGATGCGTTATCACCATTAAG TATGGAAGAGAGCAAGCACAGGGGGTGTATTACGCGCCGGCGAGGACCTCCGACAGCGACGATAGCAGCTCTGAGAGCTCGATGGGGCGCGGGAAGTCGAGCCGCGGCTGCAACGGCAAGCAACGCAAGCAACAG GGTCTCCTGAATTCTGAGCGGAGATTAAAAAACACCTTTGGCTGGGCGAGGATGGAGGTGCTGCTCATGCTGGTGGGCTCCGTGTTCCTGGCCTCGCTCTGCTTCTCCATCATTGTCGAGGCAGTGCAGACTCTGTTCCACATCGGACACTCGGATGCCATGCACTACCCGATGCCAGTCATGATAATTGGCCTGTGTGGCTTCCTGCTCAATGTCATTTGCTTCTTCACGATCGGAg GTTACACTTTCCACCAGGGCAGCTTTTTGCACGTGAACGCCGAGGGCAACGTGGTGATGGACCGCGACCTGACGGAAGATAACGTCCGCGTGGGTAACAGGCAGCTCTCGGCGCGGAGGCCAGTGATTCGCGAGGACGAGGTTTCGCAAATCGAAAAGTGCGAGGTGCCAGCCGACCCGGGGTCGAACGTGCAAGTCAAAACGGGCAGGCAAGGTGCGCGAGAAATGCTTCGCGACGTCAGCA GCTGCCTCTTTGTGATCGTGTGCGCTGCGATTGTCTACAAAACGGATCCGCACTTGGCCAAGTACATCGACCCTGCACTTTCGATTCTCTCCTGCCTCTTTCTTCTCGCACTCAGCATTCCCTACA TGAAAGAGTCTGCAAGTATCCTCTTGCAAACCATTCCTGGCTACATCGACATTGACTCGCTGAAAAATGACCTGGTCAAAGAGTTCACGAGCATTGAGAATGTCCACGAAGTGCACATTTGGTGTCTAACCCCAACAAAAGTATACGCGACAGCGCACATTGTCCTGCCCAACCATGGT GAATACGTGCAAATTAAAGAACAATTGATGGATTTTTTCCACGAACGGGGCGTCACCCAAGCAACTCTTCAACCAGAATTTTCACAG GCTGTGGAAAGGAGTTTTCCGGATGGCGAGTGCTATTTGCGGTGCCAGGGCAAAGGGTGCGAAAATCAGAACTGCTGCAAGCAGACCCCAAGCCCAACAGACAGCACCGAAGACCTTCCCCACCACCACCACGAGGGCCACAACCACAGTCACGGCAAGGGGGGCAAAGGCCACGGACACAGCCACGCCAGCAAAGCACCTGCCAAATCGAAAAGCAAGAAGAACGACACTTGCCAAGATGCGTCGGTGCAAGAG ATGAATGGCGTCGCTGAGTCTGCAAATTCAAGCAGCATGAGTGAAGTGAGGTTGGACCCTGCGGAAGGCGAAGGTCCAGTGTCGCCGAAGCAGCGAAGTCGGTCAGTGTGCGACCTCGAGCAGACGAGAGACTCTTTCGAGGACTACGCAATCAAGCGGGTTAAACAAACTAGCTTAGTCGACGTCATGCATTTGTGCTAA
- the LOC135934509 gene encoding uncharacterized protein LOC135934509 isoform X1 gives MLLYTFILAAIAVQASAASNSSSAEEPIVVTPEPSLVLMAVSSSSSSVSQSHSVSTAPSAVEAPKNASDGTTPLPPVTAGRAEAPRQLTEDVEEAGSAPEGALLEDVENRTREALAPEGSEHNSVVFVAEGTGYVPVTQLRSRVPAQFRPSAPATTATATNEQDGVEWAAAQTWERRHFGNNHSRVQHIEAECQDDYMKIRVGFNGSFQGLLYSSGYSYDPDCVYINGTGRDYYEFYIQLNRCGTLGKNTQSQDTRKQPAKNFMWNTVTVQYNPMIEEEWDEHFKVTCEYGYDFWKTVTFPFLDVEVATGNPVVFTLSPPECYMEVRHGYGATGTRVSGPVRVGDPLTLLIYMRSKYDGFDIVVNDCYAHNGANKRIQLIDQYGCPVDEKLISRFRGSWSETGVYETQVFAYMKTFRFTGSPALYVECDVRMCHGHCPNQPCHWRNARSRRSTSDNLIQSTQVPQLSENISLFQSLRVLQEGESGDEDASQLQSKIAFTDDENICVKSGPFTALLGMGCLVTACLGVAVALLCFRVKALKKGAPLELTDAEVRQNRELFIGTNPSLHSIDFLTHKGHIN, from the exons ATGTTGCTGTACACATTCATTTTAGCTGCTATCGCCGTCCAG GCCTCAGCCGCatccaacagcagcagcgccgAAGAACCAATCGTGGTCACTCCCGAGCCAAGTCTCGTCCTCATGGCCGTGTCCTCGTCCTCCAGTTCTGTGAGCCAGAGCCACTCGGTGTCCACGGCCCCGTCGGCCGTGGAGGCGCCGAAAAACGCGTCCGACGGCACAACGCCCCTGCCGCCGGTCACCGCGGGGCGCGCAGAGGCGCCACGCCAGCTGACGGAGGACGTCGAGGAGGCGGGCAGTGCCCCCGAGGGGGCTCTGCTCGAGGACGTGGAGAACAGGACCAGAGAGGCCCTCGCCCCCGAGGGCAGCGAGCACAATTCC GTTGTGTTCGTTGCTGAAGGAACAGGCTACGTTCCCGTGACGCAGTTGAGGTCGCGAGTGCCCGCCCAGTTCAGGCCTTCAGCACCAGCAACGACCGCGACGGCGACCAACGAGCAGGACGGCGTCGAATGGGCTGCGGCCCAAACTTGGGAACGACGCCACTTTGGCAACAACCACAGCAGAGTGCAGC ATATCGAGGCTGAGTGCCAGGATGACTACATGAAAATCCGAGTCGGTTTCAACGGATCATTTCAAGGCCTTTTGTACTCATCAG GGTATTCCTACGATCCTGATTGTGTTTATATAAACGGCACGGGACGCGACTACTACGAATTTTACATACAGCTGAACAGGTGCGGAACTCTTGGGAAAAACACGCAGAGTCAAGACACTCGCAAGCAGCCGGCG aaaaacttTATGTGGAATACGGTGACTGTGCAATACAACCCCATGATCGAGGAGGAATGGGACGAACACTTCAAGGTTACCTGCGAATACGGCTACGACTTCTGGAAGACGGTCACCTTCCCTTTCTTGGACGTTGA AGTGGCGACTGGCAACCCAGTGGTGTTCACCCTTTCGCCACCGGAGTGCTACATGGAGGTCCGTCACGGCTATGGAGCCACGGGCACAAGGGTCAGCGGCCCTGTCAGGGTTGGCGACCCTCTCACTCTGCTCATCTACATGCGCAGCAAATACG ATGGCTTTGACATTGTGGTGAACGACTGCTACGCGCACAATGGAGCCAACAAGAGGATCCAGTTGATCGATCAGTACGG CTGCCCCGTCGATGAAAAACTGATCAGCAGATTCCGCGGCTCCTGGAGCGAAACGGGCGTCTACGAAACGCAGGTGTTCGCGTACATGAAGACCTTCAGGTTCACCGGCAGTCCAGCCCTTTACGTCGAGTGTGACGTCAGAATGTGTCACGGACACTGCCCA AACCAACCATGTCACTGGAGAAATGCAAGGAGTCGGCGCTCAACGTCTGACAACCTGATTCAGTCGACGCAAGTGCCGCAGCTCTCGGAGAACATCAGCTTGTTCCAGTCACTTCGCGTTTTGCAAGAAGGCGAGTCTGGCGACGAGGACGCCTCCCAGCTGCAGAGCAAAATTG catTCACAGACGACGAAAATATTTGCGTCAAGAGTGGGCCCTTCACAGCTTTGCTAG GTATGGGATGCCTGGTGACTGCATGTTTGGGCGTTGCCGTGGCGCTGCTGTGCTTCAGGGTGAAAGCCCTGAAAAAGGGTGCTCCGCTGGAGCTGACGGACGCAGAGGTGCGTCAGAACCGCGAGCTCTTCATCGGCACGAACCCATCGCTGCACTCGATCGATTTCCTCACCCACAAAGGCCACATCAACTGA
- the ZnT77C gene encoding proton-coupled zinc antiporter SLC30A1 isoform X1 — protein sequence MTASESSGTSGQHNELSQLGSKQPVRHPAVMSVKQWFRQLQPLPLYLMMALTILFFIVELVASHVTHALTLLVDSYHTLCNLIALTGCVITIKYGREQAQGVYYAPARTSDSDDSSSESSMGRGKSSRGCNGKQRKQQGLLNSERRLKNTFGWARMEVLLMLVGSVFLASLCFSIIVEAVQTLFHIGHSDAMHYPMPVMIIGLCGFLLNVICFFTIGGYTFHQGSFLHVNAEGNVVMDRDLTEDNVRVGNRQLSARRPVIREDEVSQIEKCEVPADPGSNVQVKTGRQGAREMLRDVSSCLFVIVCAAIVYKTDPHLAKYIDPALSILSCLFLLALSIPYMKESASILLQTIPGYIDIDSLKNDLVKEFTSIENVHEVHIWCLTPTKVYATAHIVLPNHGEYVQIKEQLMDFFHERGVTQATLQPEFSQAVERSFPDGECYLRCQGKGCENQNCCKQTPSPTDSTEDLPHHHHEGHNHSHGKGGKGHGHSHASKAPAKSKSKKNDTCQDASVQEMNGVAESANSSSMSEVRLDPAEGEGPVSPKQRSRSVCDLEQTRDSFEDYAIKRVKQTSLVDVMHLC from the exons ATGACTGCCTCCGAAAGCAGCGGCACCTCCGGCCAGCACAATGAGCTCTCACAGCTCGGTTCAAAG CAGCCCGTGCGGCACCCAGCTGTGATGTCGGTGAAGCAATGGTTCAGGCAGCTGCAGCCGCTGCCGCTCTACCTGATGATGGCACTGACCATCCTCTTTTTCATTGTCGAACTGGTCGCCAGCCACGTAACGCACGCGCTCACCCTGCTCGTCGATTCTTATCACACTCTGTGCAACCTTATCGCCCTCACTGGATGCGTTATCACCATTAAG TATGGAAGAGAGCAAGCACAGGGGGTGTATTACGCGCCGGCGAGGACCTCCGACAGCGACGATAGCAGCTCTGAGAGCTCGATGGGGCGCGGGAAGTCGAGCCGCGGCTGCAACGGCAAGCAACGCAAGCAACAG GGTCTCCTGAATTCTGAGCGGAGATTAAAAAACACCTTTGGCTGGGCGAGGATGGAGGTGCTGCTCATGCTGGTGGGCTCCGTGTTCCTGGCCTCGCTCTGCTTCTCCATCATTGTCGAGGCAGTGCAGACTCTGTTCCACATCGGACACTCGGATGCCATGCACTACCCGATGCCAGTCATGATAATTGGCCTGTGTGGCTTCCTGCTCAATGTCATTTGCTTCTTCACGATCGGAg GTTACACTTTCCACCAGGGCAGCTTTTTGCACGTGAACGCCGAGGGCAACGTGGTGATGGACCGCGACCTGACGGAAGATAACGTCCGCGTGGGTAACAGGCAGCTCTCGGCGCGGAGGCCAGTGATTCGCGAGGACGAGGTTTCGCAAATCGAAAAGTGCGAGGTGCCAGCCGACCCGGGGTCGAACGTGCAAGTCAAAACGGGCAGGCAAGGTGCGCGAGAAATGCTTCGCGACGTCAGCA GCTGCCTCTTTGTGATCGTGTGCGCTGCGATTGTCTACAAAACGGATCCGCACTTGGCCAAGTACATCGACCCTGCACTTTCGATTCTCTCCTGCCTCTTTCTTCTCGCACTCAGCATTCCCTACA TGAAAGAGTCTGCAAGTATCCTCTTGCAAACCATTCCTGGCTACATCGACATTGACTCGCTGAAAAATGACCTGGTCAAAGAGTTCACGAGCATTGAGAATGTCCACGAAGTGCACATTTGGTGTCTAACCCCAACAAAAGTATACGCGACAGCGCACATTGTCCTGCCCAACCATGGT GAATACGTGCAAATTAAAGAACAATTGATGGATTTTTTCCACGAACGGGGCGTCACCCAAGCAACTCTTCAACCAGAATTTTCACAG GCTGTGGAAAGGAGTTTTCCGGATGGCGAGTGCTATTTGCGGTGCCAGGGCAAAGGGTGCGAAAATCAGAACTGCTGCAAGCAGACCCCAAGCCCAACAGACAGCACCGAAGACCTTCCCCACCACCACCACGAGGGCCACAACCACAGTCACGGCAAGGGGGGCAAAGGCCACGGACACAGCCACGCCAGCAAAGCACCTGCCAAATCGAAAAGCAAGAAGAACGACACTTGCCAAGATGCGTCGGTGCAAGAG ATGAATGGCGTCGCTGAGTCTGCAAATTCAAGCAGCATGAGTGAAGTGAGGTTGGACCCTGCGGAAGGCGAAGGTCCAGTGTCGCCGAAGCAGCGAAGTCGGTCAGTGTGCGACCTCGAGCAGACGAGAGACTCTTTCGAGGACTACGCAATCAAGCGGGTTAAACAAACTAGCTTAGTCGACGTCATGCATTTGTGCTAA